In the genome of Candidatus Zymogenaceae bacterium, the window AAAAGTCGTCCATTCGAAATTAATCCAATCCTTAGCAAACCCTTTGCCTTGGTGCAGATGAAACTCTGCCCAGTAAAAACTGGCTCCCGAAAAAAAACAGGCAAAGAAAAAAGTGGCTTGTCCACTCCCAGTAAATTTTGCTTTAGTAAAATCCGCATACTTATGGAATTTTGCTTCTATAAAGCACGTTCCATCACCATTACCATTAAACTGAAAACCCTGGAAATCTGCATCACAAAAAAATTCCGCACCATAAAAATTTGCGTCTTCAAATATAAATTCTTCACGTTCTATAAATTTCTCTTGTTGTATACTTAATTGTACCAACAAAGCTTTAAAAGAAAAAAACTCTGGAAAAACAAAACCTCTAAAATCAAATTTTTTTTCATTTTCTTCGTTTTCTTCAATAAACCTATCGCATAGTGCATTAATAAAATCTTCTTCCTTATCTGGAAGCCTACTGTGGAAAACACAATATTCATCATCACCATCATATGTTGGTCTACCACATTCTTCACTTATAGATGCTGGTGATGCAGAATATTCAGGTGGTTTTCTATAATGATGAGTGTATTCTCTTGTTGCCCATTCATGTATACTCAACCTGTGTTTGCACGTATTTCTTGTTTTGGTCGTATTATTTCCGTTCATAGACTGGCACTCTCTATACAACTTAAAATTGTATCTTTTACTACATTATATATATCCTACTAATCTTACGGACATTATTATCAATATTGCATATTTGTCAATAGATTTTCTGATTATATCTCATGTAATATTGTTATTGTTTTAAAAAAACCGCCCCGGCGGGATATCCCACCGGGGCGGTTGAAATTTCAAATTGTTTTTCTTTTAGGGAATAGGCTGATCAATCATCCACTTCTTCAACGGCCCCCTCCCCCGGTTCCACGCCGATGGTCACCTCGAAGGCGCCGGTGTTGTCCGAAAAGCATCCCTCGCAGTCGTTGAAGCCGATAAAGAGGGTCCCGCTCTTTGCCGCCAGGAAAGACAGCCCCCGCCCGATATCCATCACCTGTGCTTCCTGGTCGTCGGCGCCGCCCGCGATCTTCGCCACAAACGCCCGGAAGCCCTTTGCCACAGCGCCCTCGGCCATCACGTCGTCCGGGTCAATGTAGGGGGGGCATCCCTCCGCCCCGGCGCAGGGGGGCAGGATGTCGCTCGCCAGGGCCTGGATGGTCACCATGTCCCCTTCTTGAACCTCCAGGCCGGTGTCCAGCCAGGGGGTGGAAATCATATATATGATCATCATCGCCCCGCCGTCGGTTGTGCCGCCCACCGCCGCGTTGCCGACGATCTCGCCCTCAACGGCGTCTTCTTCCTGCCCCAAACTCGCGGCCGGGGTGACCGCCAGGACGAGTGCCGCGATGGTTATATATAATATAAGCAAAAGCGCATGGGACGTTTTATCGGAAAGGGCCTGTCGCCGTATCATATTTTCATCTCCAAAAAAATAATATATTTCACTTGGGAAGCGTTTTCTCCGCTCCCACGGGACATATCATACCACAATCGGGCGCCCGTCGAAAATGAAAATCGCCCCGCCGGGGATGCGCATCCCCGGGAGACGATTTCGCTCATCATTCATACACGCAGCATCCAAACACGGGCACACGCCCAACCGCGCCGAAAGGAGCGGCATGCGTGAGGGCCCAGCATCGATGGAAACACACAGGCTACCGATTGTCACCCTTACGTGACCGCCGTCAGTCTCTTTCCCGCGGTCCTCTCCGTGCCGACGAGGTCCCGGACGATCCGGTTGTTTTCATCCACCAGGACGTGACGGGGGACGTGCTTTCTGGCGGCCTCGTCCTCCATCCAGGCGAAACCCACGATGATCACCTCGTCGCCCTCGTGCATCAGCCGTGCGGCGGCGCCGTTGAGGCAGATCACCCCGGAGTCGGCATCGCCCTCGATCACGTAGGTCTGAAGCCGGTTGCCGTTGGTGATGTTATACACCCAGACCTCCTCGTAGGGTATCAGGTCTGCGGCGTCCATGAGGGTGCGATCGATGGTGATGCTCCCCTCGTAGTCGATGTTCGCCTCCGTTACGGTGGCCCGATGGATCTTCGATTTGCAGATTGATCTTAACATTTTTCAAATTCCTCACCCAGCACGGTATTGTCGATGAGTCTCGTATTTCCGATGTGCACCGCCATCGCCAGAAGTCCCTTGTCCCACACCACGCCCACCTGGTCCTGGATGGTTTCGGGATCGACTATCTTAACGTATTCGATGCGGGTAAGCTCCTCGTTCATGATCATGCCCACGGCCTTGTCGGTCAGGGCGCCCACCCGCCGCTCGCCGTTCTCGAACTGCTCCCGGGTTGCCAGAATCGCCTTGTAGAGACACAGAGCCGCCTTTCGCTCCTTGGCCTTCAGGTACTGGTTCCGGGAGCTCATCGCCAGACCGTCGGCCTCACGGATGATGGGCATCCCGATGATCCCCACGTCCATGTTTAAATCCTTCACCATTCGCTCGATGACCTTGAGCTGCTGGAAGTCCTTGCGACCGAAGATGGCGATGTGGGGAAGAACACAGTTGAAGAGCTTCGCACAGACGGAGGCCACACCCCTGAAATGATCAGGCCGGTTTCGGCCGCACAGGTTCTCGGATACGCCCTCCACGGTCACGTAGGTATGGTAGGGATCCGGATACATCTCCTCCACCTTGGGCGCAAAGACCACGTTCACGCCGATCTCCTCCATAATCTTCAGGTCCCGATCCATGTCCCTGGGATACCGCTCGTAGTCCTCGTTGGGCCCGAATTGGGTGGGGTTGACGAAAACCGACGACACCAGCACGTCGCCCCGGCGCCGCCCCTCTTTCATGAGGGATGCGTGTCCGTCGTGCAGGAATCCCATCGTCGGGACGAGGGCGATAACTTTTCCCTCGACCCGCAAATCCTGGGAATACGCCTGCATATCCTTGATCTTTTCGACAATTTCCATGTGCACCTCGTCCGGTTTTTGGTGTGCGGTAACACCCTGTTGCCGCCTGAGTCTGTCCGCTCTCTTTTCAAGTCTTCCCGCAGTATGGCACCGCGATCTGTTTTTACTTATACCAGTACTCCTCGGAGGGGAAGGTTCCGTCCTTCACCTCGGAGATATAGGCCTCCACCGCCTTGCGTGCCGGCTCCTGGAGGTTTGCATACTCCTTGACGAACCGGGGCCGCTTGCCGAAGGTCAGGCCCAGGATGTCGTGCATGACCAGCACCTGGCCGTCGCATTGGAGCCCCGCGCCGATGCCGATGGTGGGGATGGAAACCGACTTCGTGATCTCCTCGGCCAGTCCCGGCGGAATCGCCTCCAGCACCAGGGAAAAGGCCCCGGCGTCCTCCACCGCCTTCGCGTCGTCCAAAAGCTTCTTCCTGCTCACGTCGTCACGCCCCTGCACCTTGAAGCCCCCCATGCGGTGCACCGACTGGGGCGTCAGGCCGATGTGCGCCATCACAGGGATATCCATCGAGGTAATGGCCTCAATGCGGTCTTTGACGTTCACCCCTCCCTCAAGCTTCACCGCCTCGGCGTATCCCTCCTTGATGAAGCGTCCGGCGTTCTTCACGGTCTCCTCGACCGAAACATGATAACTCATAAAGGGCATATCCCCCACCACCAGCGCCCGCGGCTTCGCTCTACTCACAGACCGGGTGTGGTAGATCATCTCGTCCATGGTGATGGGCAGCGTCGAGTCGTGCCCGGCGCATACGTTGGCGGCGCTGTCTCCCACAAGGATGACATCGATTCCCGCTTCTGAAAAAATCCGGGCGAAGGGGTAGTCATAGGCGGTAATCATGGTGATTTTTTCGCCCTTCTCCTTCATCTCCCCCAAAGTCAGGATCGTCACTTTCGCATCGCTCATTTGAGTATCCCTTTCTCTCTGAAATAAAAACGCCCTTCGTGCTTGGATCACGAAGGGCGTATAAAAGGACGGAATGATTTTAGGAAGATACATCGTGGGGGGACGCGGCCCGAAGGCGCGGGGACAACGCCCCTCCCTCATCGCGGCATGAAACCAATCGTTACCGAACGTCTCCTGACAGTAGTCATACTGACCTTCCATCGGATTGCTCGGTCCGTCTCTGTTTTCTGAGAGACGAAAGATGGTTCCCTACCGGATCCCATTTCTGTATCCCACCAATTCTTTCCCGTCCCGGTCACACCGCCGTTAAGACGGCCCGGATCCAAGCGGTACGAAGTACTGGGTACCCGATTTAAACTCCCGAATCTCCCTGATAAGCTGCGCAAGGTCCTCCCGGTTGGATACGAAATCGATCTCCGTGGTATTGATCACCAACAGCGGGGTCTCGGCATAATGAAAGAAAAACTCATTATACAGAGATATCAGATCTACCAGATACTGGGCGTCCAGGGACTTTTCATAGGAGATATCCCTGGCCCTGATCCTTCTCTGCAGCACCTCGACCTCGGCCTGGAGGTAAATAACCAGGTCCGGCCGGGGAATGCGCGGATCGAGCACGCCGAAGACCGTGTCATAGAGCATCAGCTCGTGTTCATCCAGGGTCAGTTGGGCAAAGATGCGGTCCTTGGCAAACAGGTAGTCGCTGACGGTGGTCCTCTGAAAGAGGTCCGCCTGTCCCAGGTCAAGCTGCTGCTGATATCTCGACAGGAGAAAGAACAGCTGGGTCTTGAAGGCGTTCCTCTCTCGATCCCGGTAGAATTCGGGGAGAAACGGGTTGTCATCTACATTCTCAAAGAGCGTCCTGGCGTTAAATTCTTTCGCCAGCAGGGTCGCCAGGGAGGTCTTGCCCACACCAATGGGGCCTTCAATAACGATATATCTGGCCTTATGCATATGCCGTG includes:
- a CDS encoding aspartate 1-decarboxylase, which gives rise to MLRSICKSKIHRATVTEANIDYEGSITIDRTLMDAADLIPYEEVWVYNITNGNRLQTYVIEGDADSGVICLNGAAARLMHEGDEVIIVGFAWMEDEAARKHVPRHVLVDENNRIVRDLVGTERTAGKRLTAVT
- a CDS encoding pantoate--beta-alanine ligase; translation: MEIVEKIKDMQAYSQDLRVEGKVIALVPTMGFLHDGHASLMKEGRRRGDVLVSSVFVNPTQFGPNEDYERYPRDMDRDLKIMEEIGVNVVFAPKVEEMYPDPYHTYVTVEGVSENLCGRNRPDHFRGVASVCAKLFNCVLPHIAIFGRKDFQQLKVIERMVKDLNMDVGIIGMPIIREADGLAMSSRNQYLKAKERKAALCLYKAILATREQFENGERRVGALTDKAVGMIMNEELTRIEYVKIVDPETIQDQVGVVWDKGLLAMAVHIGNTRLIDNTVLGEEFEKC
- the panB gene encoding 3-methyl-2-oxobutanoate hydroxymethyltransferase, with the protein product MSDAKVTILTLGEMKEKGEKITMITAYDYPFARIFSEAGIDVILVGDSAANVCAGHDSTLPITMDEMIYHTRSVSRAKPRALVVGDMPFMSYHVSVEETVKNAGRFIKEGYAEAVKLEGGVNVKDRIEAITSMDIPVMAHIGLTPQSVHRMGGFKVQGRDDVSRKKLLDDAKAVEDAGAFSLVLEAIPPGLAEEITKSVSIPTIGIGAGLQCDGQVLVMHDILGLTFGKRPRFVKEYANLQEPARKAVEAYISEVKDGTFPSEEYWYK
- a CDS encoding deoxynucleoside kinase — protein: MHKARYIVIEGPIGVGKTSLATLLAKEFNARTLFENVDDNPFLPEFYRDRERNAFKTQLFFLLSRYQQQLDLGQADLFQRTTVSDYLFAKDRIFAQLTLDEHELMLYDTVFGVLDPRIPRPDLVIYLQAEVEVLQRRIRARDISYEKSLDAQYLVDLISLYNEFFFHYAETPLLVINTTEIDFVSNREDLAQLIREIREFKSGTQYFVPLGSGPS